In Candidatus Nitronauta litoralis, one DNA window encodes the following:
- the flhA gene encoding flagellar biosynthesis protein FlhA: MRVVGKFQEIAIGAGLIMVLVVMVIPIPPFLLDLLLSFSLTFALIILLVSIFMLAPLEFSVFPSLLLMITLLRLSLNVASTRIILLHGNEGSQAAGQVIQSFGSFVVGGNFIVGAIIFLILVLINFIVITKGSVRTSEVAARFTLDAIPGKQMSIDADLNAGLISEEDARNRRRSLEREADFYGSMDGAIRFVRGDAIAGILITLINVIGGFAIGVLQNDMGAAEAAKVYTLLTIGDGLVTQLPALIISTAAGIVVTRATSEKNLPNELIDQLMNHPAAFSIASGVLFLFGLVPGLPHIPFFILAGAAGFLSFRQIKGKQLRELIEMRKMEEEAKAPIPEKVESILPLDIMELEVGYELIPLVDSERNGELLDRIKSVRRQFALEMGFIVPPLHIRDNLQLKSSEYAILIKGVEVARGSIMMGRFMAMSSGGTEKNIDGIQTQEPTFGLPALWVTAATKQEAQMAGYTVVDPATVITTHIKETIKRNAEDLLGRQETQALIDKFKETNPKVVEELIPNVMPLGKVQKVLQNLLREQISVRDLRTILETLADYGGKVEDHDILTEYVRQALARPITKQYVSKDGSISVLTLDREVEVLIEGAVQKSDVSSYLALEPTVAEKILMKIKEGVEAITPLVETSPILLASPIVRLYLRKLTERFMPDLVILSHNEIMPSVPIKTLRVVTLNAG; this comes from the coding sequence ATGAGAGTGGTCGGAAAATTTCAGGAAATTGCAATTGGCGCTGGCCTCATCATGGTTCTGGTGGTGATGGTTATCCCGATTCCTCCGTTTCTGCTCGACCTTCTATTATCATTCAGCCTTACGTTTGCACTGATTATTCTGCTGGTGTCGATTTTCATGCTGGCGCCTCTGGAGTTTTCAGTTTTCCCATCGCTTTTGCTGATGATCACCCTGCTTCGGCTGTCTTTGAACGTTGCTTCCACCCGAATTATCCTCCTCCATGGGAATGAAGGTTCACAGGCAGCCGGGCAGGTAATCCAGTCTTTCGGTTCGTTTGTTGTTGGCGGCAACTTCATTGTCGGCGCCATCATTTTCCTCATTCTGGTTCTGATCAATTTTATCGTTATCACCAAGGGTTCAGTGAGGACTTCTGAAGTAGCTGCCCGGTTTACTCTCGATGCAATCCCAGGAAAACAGATGAGTATTGATGCGGATCTTAACGCAGGGCTTATTTCTGAAGAGGACGCACGCAACCGGCGGCGGTCACTTGAGCGTGAAGCTGATTTTTATGGATCCATGGATGGTGCAATCCGGTTCGTACGTGGTGATGCCATCGCGGGGATTCTGATCACGTTGATCAACGTCATTGGTGGGTTTGCTATCGGTGTATTGCAGAATGACATGGGGGCGGCCGAAGCGGCAAAAGTCTATACCCTGCTCACCATCGGTGACGGTCTGGTCACTCAACTTCCGGCTTTGATAATCTCGACCGCCGCAGGCATCGTGGTCACCCGGGCCACGTCCGAAAAAAATCTTCCCAATGAATTGATTGACCAATTGATGAACCACCCGGCAGCTTTCAGTATTGCCTCCGGGGTTTTATTCCTGTTCGGTTTGGTTCCGGGCCTTCCTCATATCCCGTTTTTCATCCTGGCTGGTGCTGCAGGATTCCTTAGTTTCAGACAGATCAAAGGTAAGCAACTGCGTGAATTGATTGAAATGAGAAAAATGGAAGAGGAAGCCAAGGCTCCTATACCAGAAAAAGTGGAGTCCATTCTTCCGTTGGATATCATGGAGCTGGAGGTCGGTTACGAATTAATTCCTCTGGTCGATTCCGAACGAAATGGAGAACTGCTTGATCGTATTAAATCGGTGCGTCGGCAGTTTGCTCTGGAGATGGGTTTCATTGTGCCTCCCCTGCATATTCGCGATAACCTCCAGTTGAAGTCGAGTGAATACGCCATCCTTATTAAAGGGGTGGAAGTGGCACGTGGGTCGATTATGATGGGTCGGTTCATGGCGATGAGTTCCGGCGGAACCGAGAAAAATATCGATGGTATTCAAACCCAGGAGCCGACGTTTGGATTGCCCGCACTTTGGGTTACCGCAGCTACCAAGCAGGAGGCCCAGATGGCGGGTTATACCGTGGTGGACCCGGCAACGGTCATCACCACTCATATCAAGGAAACCATTAAGCGTAATGCGGAAGATTTACTGGGACGGCAGGAAACCCAGGCCCTCATTGACAAATTTAAAGAGACCAACCCAAAAGTTGTAGAAGAGCTGATTCCAAACGTGATGCCTCTAGGTAAAGTGCAGAAAGTTTTACAGAACCTTCTGCGTGAGCAGATTTCTGTTCGTGACCTGCGCACGATTCTCGAAACACTGGCGGATTACGGTGGCAAAGTCGAGGATCATGACATCCTGACTGAATACGTCCGTCAGGCCCTGGCCCGACCCATCACGAAACAGTATGTGTCAAAAGACGGGTCTATTTCTGTGCTGACCCTGGACAGGGAAGTGGAAGTGCTAATTGAAGGTGCAGTTCAAAAGTCTGATGTCAGCTCTTACCTGGCCCTTGAGCCAACTGTGGCTGAAAAAATTCTCATGAAAATCAAGGAAGGTGTGGAAGCGATCACACCTCTGGTTGAAACATCTCCAATTTTACTGGCATCGCCGATTGTTCGTTTATATCTCAGAAAATTGACTGAGAGGTTTATGCCCGATCTCGTCATCCTGTCTCACAACGAAATCATGCCGTCGGTGCCGATAAAAACACTAAGAGTGGTGACCCTGAATGCTGGTTAA
- the flhF gene encoding flagellar biosynthesis protein FlhF produces the protein MLVKKFLADNYAEALERVKQELGEDALILSTRSIKFHPEEEAGEVSSCVEITAALEREPVKEPEKTSKPLVQDPDGSSLNIQSNGWDQIQPLIQSLMTKTDRARSAGLKPGQMDLFGHLIRQGVNEEYAVRLFTLLNSKRGQSGILEDESEKTTLGRLMRGMLKCPGPLELEKGKPKIVALVGPTGSGKTTTVAKLAAHFALAQNKKVAIVSLDTFRVGAVEQLQAYGELMDVPVESAQGRLDFRKTVQKHSDKELILVDTTGKSHRDTEYALELAAIFHSAEGDVETHLVTNVTAQDEVINYTVSQFSILKPDRVLFTKIDEGVTFGHLFNFAVRHRLPFSYFTAGQRVPEDIETASKGRVIRLIFD, from the coding sequence ATGCTGGTTAAAAAATTTCTCGCAGACAACTATGCAGAAGCTCTGGAAAGGGTAAAACAGGAGTTGGGTGAAGATGCTCTCATCCTATCCACCCGTTCAATTAAATTTCATCCCGAAGAAGAAGCCGGTGAAGTTTCCTCCTGTGTCGAAATCACGGCGGCTCTTGAACGTGAACCTGTGAAAGAACCCGAAAAAACCAGCAAACCTCTGGTGCAGGATCCGGATGGATCTTCCTTGAATATTCAGAGTAATGGTTGGGATCAGATTCAACCCCTGATTCAATCACTGATGACGAAAACGGATCGAGCCCGATCCGCCGGACTTAAACCAGGGCAGATGGATTTGTTTGGGCACCTCATCCGCCAGGGGGTGAATGAAGAGTATGCGGTTCGGTTATTTACTCTGCTCAACTCGAAACGAGGGCAGTCCGGAATTTTGGAAGATGAATCAGAGAAGACCACATTGGGACGTTTGATGAGGGGAATGCTGAAGTGTCCCGGGCCATTAGAACTGGAAAAAGGAAAACCCAAAATCGTGGCTTTGGTAGGCCCAACGGGTTCTGGAAAAACCACAACAGTGGCCAAACTCGCTGCCCATTTTGCACTGGCCCAGAATAAAAAAGTAGCCATAGTATCTCTCGATACATTCCGGGTAGGGGCGGTCGAACAACTGCAGGCTTATGGGGAGTTGATGGATGTGCCGGTGGAATCCGCCCAGGGGCGCCTCGATTTTAGAAAGACTGTCCAGAAACACAGCGACAAAGAGCTCATTCTGGTGGATACAACGGGTAAAAGTCATCGTGATACCGAATATGCTTTGGAACTTGCAGCTATTTTTCATTCTGCCGAGGGTGATGTGGAAACACATCTTGTAACCAATGTGACGGCCCAGGATGAGGTGATCAATTACACAGTCTCCCAGTTTTCAATTTTAAAGCCCGATCGAGTTCTGTTCACCAAAATTGACGAAGGGGTTACTTTTGGGCATCTGTTTAATTTTGCCGTGAGGCACCGGCTTCCTTTTTCCTATTTTACAGCGGGGCAACGGGTACCGGAGGACATAGAGACAGCTTCAAAAGGACGGGTAATTCGTTTGATTTTTGATTAA
- a CDS encoding MinD/ParA family protein, producing the protein MSLQNNPGSPKVIAVSSGKGGVGKTNLVANLAYALSKKGKKVLVFDADVGLNNIDILLGLAPEYRIGDVLSGKRELEEVLVEGPEGIQVLPASNGWQELTSLDNAQKMMLMEELDRLSVDFDFLLFDTGAGISSNVTYFCSAAHETLLVATTEPTSHTDVYALMKVLYQKHQQKHFRLVVNSVKSEKEALDVYRLLSAVADRYLTHVTLEYFGYVVQDPNVPKAVRRQQAFLELYPYAKASLCINDLSDKIIEEQSIIPENGDRVFMWKSVFQTQ; encoded by the coding sequence ATGTCCCTTCAAAACAACCCTGGATCTCCTAAAGTTATTGCGGTCAGCAGTGGCAAAGGGGGTGTGGGTAAAACGAATCTCGTGGCCAACCTGGCTTATGCTCTTTCCAAAAAGGGAAAGAAGGTGCTGGTGTTTGATGCCGATGTCGGTTTGAATAACATCGATATTCTGTTGGGGTTGGCTCCTGAGTATCGCATTGGTGATGTTCTGTCGGGCAAACGTGAATTGGAAGAGGTATTGGTTGAGGGCCCCGAAGGGATTCAGGTGTTGCCAGCGAGTAACGGCTGGCAGGAACTGACTTCACTCGATAATGCACAGAAGATGATGCTGATGGAGGAGCTCGACCGGTTGAGTGTCGATTTCGATTTTCTCCTTTTTGATACAGGAGCAGGTATTTCCTCTAACGTGACTTATTTTTGCAGCGCGGCACACGAAACGCTGCTGGTGGCCACAACCGAACCGACGTCCCATACCGATGTGTATGCATTAATGAAGGTGTTGTATCAAAAACACCAGCAAAAACATTTCCGGTTGGTGGTCAACTCGGTTAAATCAGAAAAAGAGGCCCTGGATGTTTACCGTCTGCTCTCTGCCGTGGCAGACCGGTATCTCACGCATGTTACCTTGGAGTATTTTGGTTACGTTGTTCAAGACCCAAATGTGCCAAAAGCTGTGAGAAGGCAACAGGCGTTTCTTGAGCTTTACCCTTACGCTAAGGCGAGCCTTTGTATCAATGACCTGAGTGACAAGATTATTGAAGAACAATCCATAATTCCTGAAAATGGTGATCGGGTATTTATGTGGAAATCGGTGTTTCAAACGCAATGA
- a CDS encoding FliA/WhiG family RNA polymerase sigma factor, with protein sequence MAQKSGATQEIEISKGNTDEIVREYAPMIKYVANRIALRLPPHIEVDDLISVGVLGLIDAIEKYDPSRGAKFKTYAEFRVRGSILDELRSLDWVPRSVRQKASEVDQASRRLQGQLGRPPEDEELAEELGVSLDDFFTTLNDTRSMPMLSLDDLGIAKDSGEQQSLLDCLAGKSDADPHMQLRLTELKQIIAKAIDTLPEKERLMISLYYYEELTMKEIGEVLSITESRVSQIHSKAVFRLRTKLRVLIAEEG encoded by the coding sequence ATGGCGCAAAAATCGGGTGCAACTCAGGAGATCGAAATCTCGAAAGGTAATACTGACGAGATTGTTCGTGAGTATGCGCCAATGATTAAATATGTTGCGAACCGGATCGCATTGCGTCTACCCCCGCATATTGAAGTGGATGACCTTATCAGTGTTGGTGTGCTGGGGCTGATTGATGCTATTGAAAAATACGATCCCAGCCGTGGCGCGAAATTTAAAACTTATGCTGAGTTTCGTGTTCGAGGGTCGATTCTCGATGAGTTAAGATCTCTCGACTGGGTCCCTCGTTCTGTCAGGCAAAAAGCATCGGAAGTCGATCAGGCGTCACGGAGATTGCAGGGGCAACTGGGGCGTCCGCCGGAAGACGAAGAGCTTGCTGAAGAGCTGGGTGTAAGTCTGGATGATTTTTTTACCACGCTCAACGATACACGCAGTATGCCAATGCTAAGCCTCGACGATCTGGGAATTGCGAAAGACTCCGGGGAGCAGCAGAGCCTTCTGGATTGTCTGGCGGGAAAAAGCGATGCTGATCCCCACATGCAGCTTCGTCTTACTGAGCTTAAGCAAATCATTGCCAAAGCTATCGATACACTCCCCGAAAAAGAGCGCCTCATGATTTCGCTTTATTATTATGAGGAACTGACTATGAAAGAAATCGGGGAAGTTTTGAGCATAACAGAATCCCGCGTGTCGCAGATCCACTCCAAGGCGGTATTCCGCCTGCGCACCAAATTGCGCGTCCTCATTGCAGAAGAAGGCTGA
- a CDS encoding lysophospholipid acyltransferase family protein: MKPLRYLFEYGVFLLARFLVKPFSADTVYSFGKYLGLLLYRLAGKRKKIARINLDIAFGKEKTPFEKNKIFKQCLIQHCVSLIQFLWMSHDPEYRTKQLIEGEPEGLDVVQECVDRGKGVLFLTAHYGNWEIMGVYHGLRGIGNLVSIARKLDNPWLEKFVLRLRTISGNRILYRDENPIKLVRALKNNECLAVMMDQNAGDWGTFVDFFSKPASTARALPLLSYKHGTPILPMFCFPTGKGKYRIVYGPELRLKKTGDKDNDVVAWTQSCLQHLEWVIRQQPEPWMWIHRRWKSRPEGEPRGSVY, encoded by the coding sequence TTGAAACCGTTACGTTACCTTTTTGAATATGGCGTCTTCCTGCTGGCTCGTTTTCTGGTCAAACCGTTCTCCGCAGATACTGTCTATAGTTTTGGAAAATATCTCGGCCTGCTTCTTTACCGTCTGGCAGGGAAACGAAAAAAAATAGCACGCATCAACCTTGACATTGCTTTTGGCAAAGAAAAAACTCCCTTTGAAAAAAATAAAATATTCAAGCAATGCCTGATCCAGCATTGTGTCTCATTAATCCAGTTCCTTTGGATGAGTCACGATCCGGAATATCGCACCAAACAATTGATAGAAGGAGAGCCGGAAGGGCTCGACGTTGTTCAGGAATGTGTGGACCGGGGAAAGGGAGTCCTCTTTTTAACAGCCCACTATGGAAATTGGGAAATCATGGGCGTTTATCACGGTCTTCGAGGAATTGGGAATCTGGTATCCATAGCGCGGAAACTGGATAATCCATGGCTGGAAAAGTTTGTATTGCGGTTGCGAACCATTTCAGGGAATCGAATCCTTTATCGCGATGAGAACCCAATCAAACTGGTTCGAGCCCTGAAAAACAATGAATGCCTTGCGGTGATGATGGATCAAAATGCCGGAGACTGGGGCACTTTTGTTGATTTCTTCAGCAAACCCGCCTCTACAGCTCGCGCCTTACCTCTGCTGAGCTATAAACATGGAACTCCAATCCTCCCCATGTTTTGCTTTCCTACAGGCAAAGGTAAATACCGAATCGTATACGGTCCGGAGTTGCGGTTAAAGAAAACAGGTGACAAGGACAACGATGTGGTGGCCTGGACCCAAAGCTGCCTGCAGCATCTGGAGTGGGTTATTCGGCAACAGCCAGAGCCATGGATGTGGATTCATCGAAGATGGAAATCACGTCCGGAGGGTGAACCCAGGGGGTCGGTTTATTGA
- a CDS encoding holo-ACP synthase, translating into MIFGTGLDIIEIKRIKSSIGRFSGKFEERIFTADEIAYCRARSNPFPHFAGRFAAKEAVMKSLGTGMAEGIRWKDMEVLSLESGKPELKLTGKSKDLADSKNIKHIHISISHDRIYAVAHAIAES; encoded by the coding sequence ATGATTTTTGGAACCGGCCTGGACATCATCGAAATCAAACGGATCAAAAGTTCTATTGGTCGTTTTTCAGGTAAATTTGAAGAACGCATCTTCACTGCCGATGAAATAGCTTATTGCCGGGCACGCTCAAACCCTTTCCCTCATTTTGCAGGCCGGTTTGCTGCGAAAGAAGCGGTAATGAAATCCCTTGGCACGGGCATGGCCGAAGGCATTCGATGGAAAGACATGGAAGTTCTTAGCCTTGAAAGTGGCAAACCTGAATTAAAACTGACCGGAAAAAGTAAAGATTTGGCGGATTCGAAAAATATTAAACACATCCACATTTCAATTTCCCACGACCGCATCTATGCGGTCGCACACGCCATTGCCGAAAGTTGA
- a CDS encoding threonylcarbamoyl-AMP synthase translates to MPVVPALDYQSFEACQPSLDAIKKSLSQGGVIGFPTDTFYGLGADPFNSEAVEKLFHLKRRPPTNPILVLIHDEYQLDLFTSNISEQARNLIKNFWPGPLTVLFSARDSLPDALTAGTYKIGVRLPGSKLTRKLLEKIGHPLTATSANLSEGNNPSKVEEIPKTLADQLEFIIDGGPSTATAPSTVVDADASPLRIIREGAISPASIQSIVA, encoded by the coding sequence ATGCCTGTCGTTCCGGCACTCGATTACCAAAGCTTTGAAGCCTGCCAACCTTCTCTGGATGCTATAAAAAAATCCTTGTCTCAGGGGGGCGTTATTGGGTTTCCCACCGACACCTTTTACGGACTCGGCGCTGATCCATTTAATTCCGAGGCAGTGGAAAAACTCTTTCATCTGAAGCGACGTCCTCCAACGAACCCCATCCTTGTCCTGATCCATGATGAATACCAACTGGATCTTTTCACCTCAAATATCAGCGAACAAGCCAGGAACCTGATTAAAAACTTCTGGCCCGGCCCTCTCACTGTTTTGTTTTCAGCGCGTGACAGCCTTCCCGATGCCCTAACAGCAGGCACATATAAAATTGGGGTGAGGCTTCCTGGCTCAAAACTCACCCGAAAATTGCTTGAAAAAATTGGCCACCCCCTCACCGCTACAAGTGCAAACTTATCTGAAGGCAACAATCCTTCGAAAGTTGAGGAGATTCCAAAAACCCTGGCCGATCAACTGGAATTCATTATTGACGGTGGACCGTCCACGGCTACTGCCCCATCAACAGTAGTTGATGCTGATGCCTCACCTCTCCGGATTATCAGAGAGGGAGCCATTTCACCTGCCTCAATACAATCCATAGTGGCTTGA
- a CDS encoding SUMF1/EgtB/PvdO family nonheme iron enzyme: MSNSLFSLQTIDHLVDRYPLHDPEGHRLLKVLRHLTPTTQDLKSPQGFSTQKIIKEFYKEQLSQPVASMAVKIEATREVLNKNLLEMFDKNSNPAGILVGDGFSFIQLKRHKFKPSELAFRLPETLHEEIQTKVQLLNEQSQEEEKRLEALKEKEDSLIAQQSEIETNAFTFRKSHKEQLEDLKNSFDLQQSKYEEEIYRLKKELAQLQNQQMASQSNQENKLKEDIDERTQLDQVLEAQFSTLETNQKEFAFLIKKLKKQEIEFIQLKKRERKRVRQRELYLKKTAEAHLERIQAWDQRLIEINQSESVRRKQQEQDFRKNLQELQQDFKRQLLHFQLQANEGAERSIKLEEERQQIMIKKQALSGEIQSRTEEFLKKRQKELEQKEGALKKGLDHITRLSTLLNKEKTKWLDSAISDEGTLYTRAEFESLVQEQEKLLRSLNSMVKNFEVKKRQEEELLEYRQLGLDKERKELFAQVQKERETLQGSIKQLNLREEGVIERETQELARLHEDYEDLRLSLEVNQIEKEERLSEREASLRQRELDLQELFKEYQEANRHARNEWVKQEEMIQTELENLLSSKLEQDTLQTEAREFLAEMKTTFEHRMTLQKDDFENFQKQMESIKTDATRIKNHLEEEAESAQSTQASMGQTLKQRIRQHQKLIETLEENLKTQVEHYHDQNLQLRESREDLHKSERTNLKTFLENMNRHHMRLQEIGQALEELSDTYLREQALGGIQLESAQAAEPTISNDEGFSEDRALDEWDHLLHRLSRMRGDRTPEVQPRFLDEWCIRWNQWVSIEPGEFLMGAGNKRDALPEKRTRIEHQLQVSRYPITNVEFMRFVLNTGYQTEAETGHGGIVYFSGLPDNGNPNRVSSSTPTLETMNNASWWSPDGQTDSIKDKYNHPVTLVTWNDAHAFCQWKSEQLGFIVRLPTETEWEYLASNFGENEKDVPWGFEEGLQHCNLAESRIGSTTAVDNFPEHTRTGGALDLFGNVYEWVLDGPPPAGRSPDLDYKLARGGGHLTQFQQVARWRRLAFLSTYRTSFIGFRVVVETASALNA; the protein is encoded by the coding sequence ATGTCTAATTCACTGTTCAGCCTTCAGACCATTGACCACCTGGTCGATCGATATCCATTACATGATCCTGAAGGTCACCGCCTGCTTAAGGTTTTAAGACATCTTACTCCCACAACTCAGGACCTGAAATCACCCCAGGGATTTTCCACCCAAAAAATCATCAAAGAATTTTATAAAGAACAACTCTCCCAGCCTGTTGCTTCAATGGCTGTTAAAATTGAAGCCACTCGGGAAGTACTCAATAAAAATCTTCTGGAAATGTTTGATAAAAACTCAAACCCGGCTGGAATTCTGGTGGGGGATGGGTTTTCTTTCATCCAGTTAAAGAGGCACAAGTTTAAACCGTCCGAACTCGCTTTCCGCCTGCCGGAAACATTGCATGAAGAAATCCAGACCAAAGTTCAATTGTTGAACGAGCAAAGTCAAGAAGAGGAAAAACGCCTGGAGGCATTAAAAGAAAAAGAAGATTCTCTAATTGCACAACAATCCGAAATTGAAACCAATGCATTCACTTTTCGAAAATCTCATAAAGAACAACTGGAAGATTTAAAGAACTCTTTTGATCTCCAGCAATCCAAATACGAAGAAGAAATTTATCGCCTGAAAAAGGAATTGGCCCAATTGCAAAACCAACAAATGGCCAGCCAGAGCAACCAGGAAAATAAACTTAAAGAAGATATTGATGAAAGGACACAGTTAGATCAAGTGCTCGAAGCACAATTCAGCACTCTGGAGACTAATCAGAAGGAGTTTGCTTTCCTGATTAAAAAACTAAAGAAACAGGAAATCGAATTTATTCAACTAAAAAAAAGGGAGCGTAAAAGAGTTCGCCAAAGAGAACTTTACCTTAAAAAAACAGCTGAAGCTCACCTTGAACGGATTCAAGCCTGGGACCAGAGGTTAATTGAAATCAATCAGTCAGAGTCTGTGCGACGCAAGCAGCAGGAACAGGACTTCAGGAAGAACCTTCAGGAGTTGCAACAGGATTTCAAGCGTCAGTTGCTCCACTTTCAGCTTCAAGCCAATGAAGGAGCCGAAAGGAGTATAAAACTGGAGGAAGAACGCCAGCAAATCATGATCAAAAAACAGGCTCTTAGTGGGGAAATTCAAAGTCGCACAGAAGAATTCCTGAAAAAACGCCAAAAAGAACTCGAACAAAAAGAAGGAGCCCTTAAGAAAGGGCTGGATCACATAACAAGGCTTTCGACTTTATTGAACAAAGAGAAAACGAAATGGCTGGATTCCGCCATCTCTGACGAAGGAACCCTTTACACAAGGGCAGAGTTTGAAAGCCTTGTTCAGGAACAGGAAAAATTGCTTCGAAGCCTGAACAGCATGGTCAAAAATTTTGAGGTCAAAAAAAGGCAAGAGGAAGAACTTCTGGAGTACCGGCAATTAGGACTTGATAAGGAACGAAAGGAGTTGTTTGCTCAAGTTCAAAAAGAAAGGGAAACCCTACAGGGAAGCATTAAGCAATTGAACTTGAGAGAGGAAGGCGTGATCGAGAGGGAAACACAGGAACTGGCCCGGCTTCATGAAGATTACGAAGATCTCCGCCTATCCCTTGAGGTGAATCAAATAGAAAAAGAAGAACGGCTCAGTGAAAGAGAAGCCAGTCTCCGGCAAAGAGAACTGGACCTTCAGGAGTTATTCAAGGAATACCAGGAGGCCAATCGCCATGCACGAAATGAATGGGTAAAGCAGGAGGAAATGATTCAGACCGAACTGGAAAATTTACTTTCTTCCAAACTGGAGCAGGATACGTTACAGACGGAAGCTCGCGAATTTTTGGCTGAAATGAAAACCACCTTTGAGCATAGGATGACTCTGCAAAAAGACGATTTTGAAAACTTTCAAAAACAGATGGAAAGTATCAAAACAGATGCAACCAGGATTAAAAATCATCTTGAAGAAGAGGCTGAATCCGCCCAGTCCACCCAGGCTTCAATGGGACAAACGCTGAAACAAAGAATCAGGCAACACCAGAAACTTATAGAAACTCTTGAAGAAAACTTAAAAACCCAGGTAGAGCATTATCACGATCAAAACCTTCAACTTCGAGAATCCCGGGAGGATCTGCATAAAAGTGAGCGCACAAACTTGAAAACTTTTCTCGAAAACATGAATCGTCACCATATGCGATTGCAGGAAATTGGGCAGGCACTGGAAGAATTATCCGACACCTATCTTCGAGAACAGGCTCTTGGGGGTATTCAACTCGAATCTGCTCAAGCTGCTGAGCCCACAATTTCAAATGACGAAGGATTTTCCGAAGATCGGGCTCTTGATGAATGGGATCACCTGCTTCACCGACTTTCCAGGATGCGCGGCGATAGAACCCCCGAAGTTCAACCCCGATTTCTGGATGAATGGTGTATACGCTGGAATCAGTGGGTATCCATCGAACCCGGTGAATTTTTGATGGGCGCAGGTAATAAAAGGGATGCACTCCCTGAAAAAAGAACACGCATCGAACATCAATTGCAGGTGAGCCGCTACCCGATCACCAATGTTGAATTTATGCGTTTTGTTCTTAATACCGGGTACCAGACAGAAGCCGAAACGGGGCATGGAGGCATTGTTTATTTTTCCGGACTCCCAGACAATGGCAATCCTAACAGGGTCTCCTCCTCCACCCCCACACTGGAGACAATGAACAATGCTTCCTGGTGGAGCCCGGATGGTCAAACAGACTCCATCAAAGATAAGTACAATCATCCTGTCACTCTGGTGACCTGGAATGATGCCCATGCTTTTTGCCAATGGAAAAGTGAACAACTCGGATTTATCGTGCGCCTGCCAACCGAAACTGAGTGGGAGTACCTTGCCAGTAATTTTGGCGAGAATGAAAAGGATGTTCCCTGGGGTTTTGAGGAAGGATTACAACACTGCAATCTGGCAGAATCCCGGATCGGCTCAACCACAGCGGTGGATAATTTTCCTGAGCACACCAGAACCGGAGGTGCGTTGGATCTGTTTGGAAATGTTTATGAATGGGTTCTGGATGGCCCTCCCCCGGCAGGCCGATCACCCGACCTGGATTACAAACTCGCAAGAGGTGGTGGGCATCTCACTCAATTTCAACAGGTTGCCCGCTGGCGTCGTCTGGCATTCCTATCTACCTATCGCACATCTTTCATCGGGTTTCGAGTGGTTGTCGAGACCGCCTCCGCTCTCAACGCTTAA